The Streptomyces sp. NBC_01775 genome includes a region encoding these proteins:
- the eccE gene encoding type VII secretion protein EccE encodes MGSATRARGAAGTARRRGPAGPGRPGAATPAARAPRPRVPASTTLRTESRTSRLGPFQLQQFVLLELAAAVLLIAAAVDRLMLVPAAVVAAVLVLLALLRRHQRSLHDWGGTLMALRARRRAAAQPLTPSMVLDDEGERVNASFLPVVECAPGLRTYAYLDKKRRTIGMLGDGTFLTAVVRIEARSSALRPAFGTRALPLGLMHDALDVDGIALESVQIVQHVQPAPAPHLPEQSVARRSYGPLQEQTGSPALRLTWVALKLDPELCPEAVEARGGGLDGAQRCLVRAADHLASRVTGAGFVSTVLNEEELISAVATSACVSPMATARASRPDAAPARRTAESTRAWRCDDRWHTTYGVGRWPELGRAATPLPRLVALLTSVPTLTTTFSLTLGRSARRTAVTVSGHVRLTGRSDNELAAARRHLERAARSARLGLVRLDREQLPGALSTLPLGGTH; translated from the coding sequence CCCGGCCTCCACGACACTGCGCACCGAATCCCGCACCAGTCGGCTCGGGCCGTTCCAGTTGCAACAATTCGTGCTGCTGGAGCTGGCTGCCGCCGTGCTGCTGATCGCCGCCGCCGTCGACCGGCTGATGCTGGTGCCCGCAGCCGTGGTCGCGGCCGTGCTCGTCCTGCTGGCGTTGCTGCGCAGGCACCAGCGGTCGCTCCACGACTGGGGCGGGACGCTCATGGCGCTGCGCGCGCGCAGACGCGCCGCCGCCCAGCCCCTGACGCCCTCGATGGTCCTGGACGACGAGGGCGAGAGGGTGAACGCCAGCTTCCTGCCGGTGGTGGAGTGCGCGCCGGGGCTGCGGACGTACGCGTATCTCGACAAGAAGCGGCGCACCATCGGCATGCTCGGTGACGGCACGTTCCTGACGGCCGTCGTACGGATCGAGGCCAGGTCCAGCGCTCTTCGTCCCGCCTTCGGCACACGCGCCCTTCCGCTGGGGCTCATGCACGACGCCCTGGACGTGGACGGCATCGCCCTGGAGTCGGTGCAGATCGTCCAGCACGTCCAGCCCGCCCCCGCACCTCACCTGCCCGAACAGTCGGTGGCCAGGAGGAGCTACGGCCCGCTCCAGGAGCAGACCGGCTCGCCTGCCCTGCGCCTGACGTGGGTGGCGCTCAAGCTCGACCCCGAGCTGTGCCCGGAGGCCGTCGAGGCGCGTGGCGGCGGTCTGGACGGCGCGCAGCGCTGCCTGGTGAGAGCGGCCGACCATCTGGCGAGCCGCGTGACCGGCGCCGGTTTCGTCTCGACGGTGCTCAACGAGGAAGAGCTGATCTCCGCCGTCGCGACCTCGGCCTGTGTGAGCCCGATGGCGACGGCGCGCGCGAGCCGACCGGATGCCGCACCGGCACGGCGCACCGCCGAGTCCACCCGCGCCTGGCGGTGCGACGACCGCTGGCACACCACGTACGGAGTGGGCCGCTGGCCGGAGCTGGGCCGGGCCGCCACGCCGCTGCCACGGCTGGTGGCACTGCTGACCTCGGTGCCGACGCTCACGACCACCTTCAGCCTGACGCTGGGCCGATCGGCGCGCCGCACGGCGGTGACGGTCAGCGGTCATGTGCGGCTGACCGGCCGGTCGGACAACGAGCTGGCCGCGGCCCGGCGGCATCTGGAGCGGGCCGCGCGCTCGGCCCGGCTGGGGCTGGTGCGGCTCGACAGGGAGCAGTTGCCCGGCGCCCTCTCCACTCTTCCGCTGGGAGGTACCCACTGA
- a CDS encoding SCO5717 family growth-regulating ATPase, translating into MSSDRDEIRVGGTTPGSDRLEAEDVESETESTGQFTIDYTPPAWYTQDAGSQPEGTPVSAPAESPDRGYDAGYGSGYGRDGASGYGAGHGSGFGPDPASGYADPASGHGAPSPDAPVYGTPYDSARPSAAPTAPPPAEVPQVPSAEPEAPAPVADLPAFPSLKPFGEQREEREPGGVREPDGPGGPDAGAPSGEGGVLGPDSFGADPLDGSSLSEGSSRLGTPGADSPGPAPDADSFSPAPDADSSGPAPDADSFSPAPDADSFSPAPDADSFGDSPDGDSFSNSPDADSFGMSSWRPESVTSDARSSETPEPPSYEPEPHSFSEPHGEDEQEHTGSPVDLQDDESAVRTPSFRTGLDEPEEDARDEAADADGDERDEDNGGDAEDADALPGLDGETDEPEADGPESGTQNDSDSDSADSAPKGAADIEDGATMRFSAAALRREMAAYAEAEAEREREEAAAADEAFPSPAATDDSPSIAPTTVSAASTTVEDEPRDDFGDTSDDEPSDFVPRTSFEAEEGSPEPQDAIPAAYDFDLESPSEERRIAHAPPPPAPSEPRDAEPRDAEPQDAVPPHPLSPAAPQQAAPWPTTPAEGSGNTAGGGLPPLPPDFQPAAAPPPPGTPWPATGSQQSSGPQPPQQTPQTPQPQQPQPQPQAQDPQGPGALPSAGQGSYGYPQTAVPGRQQPGQAPPGQPQQGQPQPGQPHPGQPQAGPGVPVPPGGTPPPSAPQEQQFPQQGGQQPALPAAPYAPQQPQQAPPTAPSHTPNVPHASQPPQLPQGQQGPQGQQGAYGYPQQGGQPQDGAAMPPSSVPPAQPQAGQPQPGQAPPGHAQPDQHPQPLPQYDQQAHPGQAHPGQARPGQAQPGHPGQAQPPAPAQPQAQNPGQGQAQLPAGAQPQPDPQPPAQTHAPLQPHPGAVDPRRMDQSGSPLGYTAAVELSSDRLINSKKKPRPQNPNRGPNRFRFGAKKEEAERQRKLEVIRTPVLSCYRIAVISLKGGVGKTTTTTALGSTLATERQDKVIAIDANPDAGTLGRRVRRETGATIRDLVGAIPYLNSYMDIRRFTSQAASGLEILANDVDPAISTTFNDDDYRRVIDVLGKQYPIILTDSGTGLLYSAMRGVLDLADQLIIISTPSVDGASSASTTLDWLAAHGYSDLVQRSLTVISGVRETGKMIKVEDIVSHFETRCRSVVTIPFDEHLSAGAELDLSLMRPKTREAYFNLSALVAEDFVRAQREQGLWTADGNPPPQLAPPMPGYGGQPGQSEPGQIPGQQAQPPQQAQPPYGTGGMTYPQPPQSGGGWQQ; encoded by the coding sequence GTGAGCAGCGATCGGGACGAGATCCGCGTCGGCGGGACCACGCCCGGCTCCGATCGGCTCGAGGCGGAAGACGTTGAGTCCGAGACGGAATCGACGGGGCAGTTCACCATCGATTACACACCTCCGGCCTGGTACACGCAGGACGCGGGCAGCCAGCCCGAGGGCACTCCGGTGAGCGCCCCCGCCGAGTCCCCCGACAGGGGGTACGACGCGGGCTACGGATCCGGTTACGGCCGGGACGGCGCGTCCGGCTACGGCGCGGGGCATGGCTCAGGATTCGGCCCGGACCCCGCCTCCGGATACGCGGATCCTGCCTCCGGTCATGGGGCCCCTTCACCGGATGCCCCGGTCTACGGCACGCCCTACGACAGCGCCCGGCCGTCGGCCGCCCCGACCGCGCCGCCGCCGGCCGAGGTCCCGCAAGTGCCCTCCGCCGAGCCGGAGGCGCCCGCACCAGTCGCCGACTTGCCCGCCTTCCCCTCCCTGAAGCCCTTCGGTGAACAGCGGGAGGAGCGGGAGCCGGGCGGTGTACGCGAGCCGGACGGCCCCGGCGGTCCGGATGCCGGGGCCCCGAGCGGTGAGGGCGGCGTACTCGGCCCTGACTCGTTCGGTGCGGACCCACTGGACGGGAGCTCCCTGAGCGAAGGCTCGTCGCGCTTGGGCACACCGGGTGCTGACTCCCCCGGCCCCGCTCCGGATGCCGACTCGTTCAGCCCCGCTCCGGATGCTGACTCCTCCGGCCCCGCTCCGGATGCCGACTCGTTCAGCCCCGCTCCGGATGCCGACTCGTTCAGCCCCGCTCCGGATGCCGACTCGTTCGGCGACTCACCAGACGGGGACTCCTTCAGCAACTCACCGGATGCCGACTCGTTCGGCATGAGTTCATGGCGGCCGGAGTCCGTCACTTCGGACGCGCGGAGTTCCGAAACACCTGAACCGCCCTCCTACGAGCCGGAACCGCACTCCTTCTCCGAGCCGCACGGCGAAGACGAGCAGGAGCACACCGGATCCCCGGTGGATCTCCAGGACGACGAGAGCGCCGTCCGGACGCCCAGCTTCCGTACGGGGCTGGACGAGCCGGAAGAGGACGCTCGCGACGAGGCGGCGGACGCCGACGGGGACGAGCGGGACGAGGACAACGGCGGGGACGCGGAGGACGCCGACGCGCTCCCCGGGCTCGACGGGGAGACCGACGAGCCGGAGGCCGACGGACCCGAAAGCGGCACTCAAAACGACAGCGACAGCGACAGCGCAGACAGTGCCCCCAAGGGCGCTGCCGATATCGAGGACGGCGCCACCATGCGCTTCTCGGCTGCCGCCCTGCGCCGTGAGATGGCCGCGTACGCCGAGGCCGAGGCGGAGCGCGAGCGTGAGGAGGCCGCCGCAGCGGATGAGGCCTTCCCCTCCCCCGCAGCGACCGACGACAGCCCCTCAATAGCCCCCACGACCGTCTCGGCCGCCTCCACCACGGTGGAGGACGAGCCCAGGGACGACTTCGGCGATACGTCCGATGACGAGCCGTCAGACTTCGTGCCCCGTACGAGCTTTGAGGCGGAGGAAGGCAGCCCGGAGCCGCAGGACGCCATCCCGGCCGCGTACGACTTCGACCTGGAGTCGCCCTCCGAGGAGCGCCGGATCGCGCACGCCCCACCGCCTCCGGCTCCCTCCGAGCCCCGCGATGCCGAGCCCCGCGATGCCGAGCCGCAGGACGCCGTACCTCCGCACCCGCTCTCTCCCGCAGCGCCCCAGCAGGCCGCGCCGTGGCCCACCACTCCCGCCGAGGGGAGCGGCAACACGGCCGGGGGCGGACTGCCGCCGCTGCCGCCGGACTTCCAGCCCGCTGCCGCGCCCCCGCCGCCAGGTACGCCCTGGCCCGCGACCGGCTCGCAGCAAAGTAGTGGTCCACAGCCCCCGCAGCAGACGCCCCAGACGCCGCAGCCCCAACAACCCCAGCCCCAGCCCCAGGCGCAGGACCCACAGGGGCCGGGCGCGCTGCCGTCCGCCGGACAGGGCAGCTATGGGTACCCGCAGACGGCTGTACCCGGCCGGCAGCAGCCGGGGCAGGCACCTCCCGGCCAGCCCCAGCAAGGCCAGCCCCAGCCAGGACAGCCGCACCCCGGCCAGCCGCAGGCGGGACCCGGTGTGCCCGTCCCTCCGGGCGGCACTCCCCCGCCCTCGGCTCCCCAGGAACAGCAGTTCCCGCAGCAGGGCGGTCAGCAGCCCGCCCTGCCCGCAGCGCCCTACGCGCCGCAACAGCCCCAGCAGGCCCCGCCCACAGCGCCTTCGCACACGCCCAACGTCCCGCACGCCTCACAGCCACCCCAGCTCCCCCAGGGCCAGCAGGGACCACAAGGCCAGCAGGGCGCCTACGGTTATCCGCAGCAGGGCGGCCAGCCGCAGGACGGCGCCGCCATGCCCCCCTCGTCCGTGCCTCCCGCGCAGCCGCAGGCCGGTCAGCCCCAGCCCGGGCAGGCTCCCCCCGGCCACGCACAGCCGGATCAGCACCCCCAGCCCCTGCCCCAGTACGACCAGCAGGCCCACCCCGGACAGGCCCACCCCGGACAAGCACGCCCCGGACAGGCACAGCCCGGCCATCCGGGCCAGGCGCAACCCCCGGCCCCGGCCCAGCCCCAGGCCCAGAACCCCGGTCAAGGCCAGGCCCAGCTCCCCGCGGGGGCGCAGCCGCAGCCAGATCCCCAGCCGCCCGCCCAGACGCACGCCCCGCTCCAGCCCCACCCCGGTGCGGTCGATCCGCGTCGGATGGACCAGTCGGGCTCTCCGCTGGGCTACACAGCCGCAGTTGAGCTGTCCTCCGACCGGCTGATCAACAGCAAGAAGAAGCCGCGTCCGCAGAACCCGAACCGGGGCCCCAACCGCTTCCGCTTCGGCGCCAAGAAGGAGGAGGCCGAGCGGCAGCGCAAGCTTGAGGTGATCCGCACCCCGGTGCTCTCCTGCTACCGGATAGCGGTCATCAGCCTCAAGGGCGGCGTCGGCAAGACGACGACCACTACGGCGCTGGGCTCCACGCTCGCGACCGAGCGCCAGGACAAGGTCATCGCCATCGACGCCAATCCCGACGCCGGTACGCTCGGCCGCCGCGTGCGGCGCGAGACGGGTGCCACCATCCGGGACCTGGTCGGGGCGATCCCGTACCTCAACAGCTATATGGACATCCGCCGGTTCACCTCGCAGGCCGCCTCAGGGCTGGAGATCCTGGCGAACGACGTGGACCCGGCGATCTCGACCACGTTCAACGACGACGACTACCGCCGCGTCATCGACGTGCTGGGCAAGCAGTATCCGATCATCCTGACCGACTCCGGCACGGGTCTGCTCTACTCCGCGATGCGCGGAGTGCTGGACCTCGCCGACCAGTTGATCATCATCTCCACCCCCTCCGTCGACGGTGCCAGCAGCGCGAGTACCACGCTCGACTGGCTGGCGGCGCACGGATACTCCGACCTGGTGCAGCGGAGCCTCACCGTGATCTCCGGGGTCCGCGAGACAGGCAAGATGATCAAGGTCGAGGACATCGTGTCGCACTTCGAGACGCGTTGCCGCAGTGTGGTGACCATTCCGTTCGACGAGCACCTATCGGCGGGCGCCGAGCTGGACCTGAGCCTGATGCGGCCAAAGACCCGTGAGGCGTACTTCAACCTGTCAGCGCTGGTCGCCGAGGACTTCGTCCGCGCCCAGCGCGAGCAGGGCCTGTGGACGGCCGACGGCAACCCGCCCCCGCAGCTGGCCCCGCCCATGCCGGGTTACGGCGGACAGCCGGGCCAGTCGGAGCCCGGCCAGATTCCGGGGCAGCAGGCGCAGCCGCCCCAGCAGGCCCAGCCGCCGTACGGGACCGGGGGGATGACCTATCCGCAGCCGCCTCAGTCCGGCGGCGGCTGGCAGCAGTAA